A genomic region of Rheinheimera sp. MMS21-TC3 contains the following coding sequences:
- the trmB gene encoding tRNA (guanosine(46)-N7)-methyltransferase TrmB, with protein sequence MSDSLTNTNTKSVPEQNEQPTYMRRIRSFVLREGRLTKAQQHALDHYWPNYGLDYQTKAFDLTQIFGRDHYRVLEIGFGMGQSLVQMAAEAPTKDFIGIEVHRPGVGACLATAKAQGLTNIKLIQHDAVEVLEHSIADNSLDTVQLFFPDPWHKKRHHKRRIVQPEFAQLVLRKLKPNGVFHMATDWQNYAEHMLEVMQQAPGYSNLSTNNDYVERPEHRPLTKFEQRGQRLGHGVWDLMYKKDS encoded by the coding sequence ATGAGTGATAGCCTAACTAATACCAACACTAAGTCTGTGCCTGAACAAAATGAACAGCCTACCTACATGCGCAGAATTCGCTCTTTTGTATTGCGCGAAGGCCGCCTAACTAAAGCTCAACAACATGCTTTAGACCATTACTGGCCTAATTATGGCTTAGACTATCAAACTAAGGCTTTTGATTTAACACAAATATTTGGTCGTGATCATTACAGAGTATTAGAAATTGGCTTTGGTATGGGACAGTCTTTAGTACAAATGGCAGCAGAAGCTCCAACTAAAGATTTTATTGGTATTGAGGTACATCGCCCAGGTGTAGGAGCTTGCTTAGCCACTGCTAAAGCTCAAGGTTTAACAAATATTAAACTTATCCAGCATGATGCTGTTGAAGTACTTGAACACAGTATTGCCGATAATAGCTTAGATACAGTGCAATTATTTTTTCCAGATCCTTGGCATAAAAAACGTCATCATAAACGCCGGATAGTTCAACCTGAATTTGCTCAGTTAGTTCTTAGAAAACTTAAACCCAATGGTGTCTTTCACATGGCAACTGACTGGCAGAATTATGCCGAGCATATGTTAGAGGTTATGCAGCAAGCCCCAGGTTATAGCAATTTATCAACAAACAACGATTATGTAGAGCGGCCAGAGCACAGGCCTTTAACTAAATTTGAACAACGTGGCCAGCGTTTAGGCCATGGTGTTTGGGATCTAATGTATAAAAAGGACAGCTAG
- a CDS encoding oxidative damage protection protein, whose protein sequence is MSRTVFCLHLKKDAPGLDFQPYPGDLGKKIFNEISKEAWANWMAKQIMLINENKLNMMNQEHRAYLEQQMQAFLFQGADIKIEGYKPVEK, encoded by the coding sequence ATGAGTCGTACTGTTTTTTGTTTACACCTTAAAAAAGACGCCCCAGGTTTAGATTTTCAACCCTATCCAGGTGATCTTGGTAAAAAAATCTTTAATGAAATAAGTAAAGAAGCTTGGGCTAATTGGATGGCTAAGCAAATCATGTTAATTAATGAGAATAAGCTTAATATGATGAATCAAGAACATAGAGCTTATTTAGAGCAACAAATGCAGGCTTTTTTATTTCAAGGTGCAGATATCAAAATTGAAGGCTATAAACCGGTAGAGAAATAG
- the arcA gene encoding two-component system response regulator ArcA: MQTPVILIVEDEEVTRLNLVNLFQGEGYEVIEAVNGEEMNQRLADTKVNLVVMDINLPGKNGLILARELRQKENIGLIFLTGRDSEVDRILGLEIGADDYLTKPFNPRELTIRARNLLSRTVAQPVVEEHKSVVKFNGWTLDENSRNLTSPKGVARRLPKGEYRALRLMLDTPGKIFNREQLIRHMTGRDLRPNDRTVDVTIRRIRKHFESDVESPELISTIHGEGYRFVGKLEK; the protein is encoded by the coding sequence ATGCAAACACCTGTGATCCTTATCGTCGAAGACGAAGAAGTAACTCGCCTTAATCTGGTTAATCTATTCCAAGGTGAAGGTTACGAAGTCATCGAAGCGGTGAATGGCGAAGAAATGAATCAGCGTTTAGCAGATACTAAGGTTAACTTAGTGGTAATGGATATTAATTTGCCAGGGAAGAATGGTTTAATTTTGGCGCGTGAGTTACGTCAAAAAGAAAATATAGGTTTAATATTTTTAACCGGCCGTGACAGTGAAGTTGACCGCATTTTAGGATTAGAGATCGGCGCAGACGATTATTTAACTAAACCATTTAACCCACGTGAATTAACTATTCGCGCTCGCAACTTACTCAGCCGTACTGTTGCCCAGCCTGTTGTTGAAGAGCACAAAAGTGTTGTTAAATTTAATGGTTGGACCCTTGATGAAAACAGCCGCAATTTAACTTCACCTAAAGGTGTCGCCCGTCGTTTACCTAAAGGCGAATATCGTGCTTTACGCTTAATGTTAGATACACCAGGCAAAATTTTCAATCGCGAACAATTAATCCGTCATATGACTGGGCGTGATTTACGACCAAATGATCGTACTGTCGATGTTACTATTCGTCGTATTCGTAAGCATTTCGAATCAGATGTAGAAAGCCCAGAGTTAATCAGCACTATCCACGGAGAAGGTTATCGCTTTGTAGGTAAATTAGAAAAGTAA
- a CDS encoding cyanophycinase, whose amino-acid sequence MKLLSLYLTSILMTCSVAANSTSTTANNAADYNMVLIGGGLKVCSSTDTKFCTSKDVFSAAAKSSAKFNLTAENIKNIADPTFWGEQRIIEQQQVLALLQHLANRLDNEQVTERELLRLLRGADLEVDGVWISGRVVYNALTDREVNYIFDQLQIMVRSESNRRNSLRQKVYADLKQTKDIFSIEILQKIVELAQQVAGPQRKPRILVVTAGARDPFSDVDFYTNLFNEAGMTASWLPLTAAYQMAQQQAESGKASCENLSELIAEFHGSYQRQRIYPDLMAELESFCQAGGEAAVNQLKRADAIFIADGDASRIVQAFRLQDGSASVELQQLDRMLKAGQIILAANDSAATAISGRSYQGMKTPMLTSGDSYSAMQYGAFDLPAPQAGCDKDQSCLNGLAEHHLTFSSQGGLGLFPWGVVDSQLSEQGRQGRLIRLLHDTQSPFGFGIDETTALLVKFKTTTENEQVVEFKVLGENGVFLVDNQSSEGSGEGSKLTIKKVSTHYLTRDDSAELKQGLLRTQFSDWKFAANTIQTPMLVSGDIFERDNYRQLAQLLCLTQSRQADGKAVRVGQGHAITLYKDHSSHTRQGVYRQSGVEVQYCSYRNILVDIQPL is encoded by the coding sequence ATGAAATTACTAAGCCTATATTTAACTAGTATTTTAATGACTTGCTCGGTTGCAGCAAATAGTACAAGTACAACTGCAAATAATGCAGCTGACTATAATATGGTATTGATTGGTGGTGGCTTAAAAGTTTGCAGCTCAACAGATACTAAGTTTTGCACTAGTAAAGATGTATTTTCAGCAGCTGCCAAAAGTTCAGCTAAATTTAATTTAACTGCAGAAAATATTAAAAATATTGCTGATCCAACCTTTTGGGGGGAACAGCGGATTATTGAACAACAGCAAGTTTTAGCTTTATTGCAGCACCTTGCTAACCGATTAGATAATGAACAGGTAACAGAGCGTGAATTACTGCGATTGTTACGCGGTGCTGATTTAGAGGTTGATGGTGTCTGGATCTCTGGACGTGTTGTATATAATGCGTTGACTGATCGTGAGGTTAATTATATTTTTGACCAATTACAGATTATGGTACGCAGCGAAAGCAATAGGCGTAATAGTTTGCGTCAAAAAGTATATGCAGACTTAAAGCAAACAAAAGATATCTTCTCAATTGAGATTCTGCAAAAAATTGTTGAACTTGCTCAGCAAGTTGCGGGACCACAGCGTAAACCTAGGATCCTAGTAGTTACCGCCGGAGCTAGAGACCCTTTTTCTGATGTTGACTTTTATACCAACTTATTTAATGAAGCGGGTATGACTGCAAGTTGGCTACCACTTACTGCTGCCTATCAGATGGCACAGCAACAAGCTGAAAGTGGCAAAGCTAGTTGTGAAAACCTGTCTGAATTAATTGCAGAATTTCATGGTAGTTATCAACGACAGCGGATTTATCCAGATCTTATGGCAGAGCTAGAATCTTTTTGCCAGGCTGGAGGGGAAGCCGCTGTTAATCAACTAAAGCGTGCTGATGCTATTTTTATTGCTGATGGTGATGCAAGTCGTATAGTGCAAGCGTTTCGGTTGCAAGATGGTTCAGCTTCTGTAGAACTACAACAATTAGATAGGATGCTAAAAGCAGGACAAATTATTTTAGCTGCAAATGACTCTGCTGCTACAGCAATATCTGGCCGTAGTTATCAAGGTATGAAAACGCCTATGCTAACTAGCGGTGATAGTTATAGTGCCATGCAATACGGTGCTTTTGACTTGCCAGCGCCACAAGCAGGCTGTGATAAAGATCAGAGTTGTTTAAATGGTTTAGCAGAACACCACTTAACCTTTTCAAGTCAAGGGGGCTTAGGCTTGTTTCCTTGGGGAGTAGTAGATAGCCAATTATCCGAACAAGGTCGACAAGGCCGTTTAATTCGCTTATTACATGATACCCAGAGCCCTTTCGGATTTGGTATTGATGAAACAACCGCTTTATTAGTTAAATTTAAAACAACTACAGAAAATGAGCAGGTCGTTGAATTTAAAGTATTAGGCGAGAATGGTGTTTTTCTAGTTGATAATCAAAGTTCTGAGGGCTCTGGAGAGGGCAGCAAGTTAACAATAAAAAAAGTGAGTACGCACTATTTAACCCGAGACGATAGTGCAGAATTAAAACAAGGTTTATTAAGAACACAGTTTTCTGACTGGAAATTTGCTGCTAATACTATCCAAACGCCTATGTTAGTTTCAGGAGATATATTTGAGCGAGATAATTATCGCCAATTAGCCCAATTATTGTGTTTAACGCAAAGTCGTCAGGCTGATGGTAAAGCGGTGCGGGTAGGTCAAGGCCATGCTATAACTTTGTATAAAGATCATAGCTCTCATACGCGTCAAGGTGTATATCGTCAAAGCGGTGTAGAGGTGCAATACTGTTCTTATCGCAATATATTAGTCGATATTCAACCTTTATAA
- a CDS encoding YeiH family protein: MPIYSTVKDVRFWLFTVLAMLCLFPIISSPMALIMGFLVATAGLLPQAINIAAMTKALLSISIIGLGFGIHLQQAIAISKQSLPLVVGSIVLTLVLGFMLTKLLKLDQKTGYLIGAGTAICGGSAIAAVAPAINAKAEQMAIALACVFTLNAIALFLFPFIGHILELSQYNFGLWSAIAIHDTSSVVGAASTYGEEALEVATTTKLARALWIVPLALFSSLLFRGETKSIGIPAFIIAYIAAILISYFLPQFSQYYDLIFAASKRTLVLCLFFVGAGISINKMRAAGLKPMMLAIVLWCAIAISSLAYIVLTQ, from the coding sequence ATGCCTATATATTCTACAGTTAAAGATGTCCGTTTTTGGCTTTTTACTGTTTTAGCTATGTTGTGCTTATTTCCTATTATTAGCTCGCCGATGGCATTAATAATGGGGTTTTTAGTGGCTACTGCTGGCTTACTCCCACAAGCCATTAATATAGCGGCCATGACTAAAGCTCTGTTATCTATTTCTATTATTGGCTTAGGTTTTGGTATTCATTTACAACAAGCCATCGCCATTAGTAAGCAAAGTTTGCCTTTAGTAGTGGGCTCAATAGTCTTGACCTTAGTGCTTGGCTTTATGCTAACTAAACTGTTAAAGCTTGATCAAAAGACTGGTTATTTAATTGGAGCAGGAACGGCAATATGTGGAGGTAGCGCGATTGCGGCAGTGGCTCCGGCTATTAATGCTAAAGCTGAGCAGATGGCGATTGCACTAGCTTGTGTTTTTACCCTCAATGCTATTGCTTTGTTTTTATTTCCATTCATTGGTCATATTTTAGAGTTATCACAATATAACTTTGGTTTGTGGAGCGCCATTGCAATCCATGATACGTCATCAGTAGTAGGTGCTGCTTCTACTTACGGTGAAGAAGCATTAGAAGTGGCTACTACTACTAAATTGGCAAGAGCATTATGGATAGTACCACTAGCACTATTTTCATCCTTGTTGTTTAGAGGTGAAACTAAGTCGATAGGGATCCCTGCTTTTATTATAGCTTATATAGCTGCTATCTTAATTAGCTACTTTTTACCTCAATTTAGCCAGTATTATGATCTAATATTTGCAGCGTCTAAACGAACCTTAGTTTTATGCTTGTTCTTTGTTGGTGCAGGTATAAGCATAAATAAAATGCGGGCTGCGGGGCTAAAACCAATGATGTTAGCCATAGTTTTGTGGTGTGCTATTGCTATTAGTTCTTTAGCTTATATTGTATTAACTCAATAA
- the mutY gene encoding A/G-specific adenine glycosylase translates to MQKHHADWFSNQVVNWYHQHGRKELPWQQDKSLYKTWLSEVMLQQTQVATVIPYFQRFIQQYPTITALAEAPLDHVLHLWTGLGYYARARNLHKAAKIIVEQFAGEFPQQFEQVLALPGIGRSTAGAILSLTLQQPWPILDGNCKRVLSRFAAIDGWSGNKAVEQQLWQLAKQVTPKQEVAVFNQAMMDLGATLCTRTKPRCADCPIKLHCQAALKGEQYLYPAKKPKKSLPEKHSFWLLLEHKQQVLLTQRPAAGLWGGLYGFLEFDSVEQRQQYCELNALNIANSEDLPAFKHTFSHFHLWIQPQRVLLAQFPSSVQQSTATWFTIDSIPAVGLSAPAKQLFLQILP, encoded by the coding sequence TTGCAAAAACACCACGCTGATTGGTTTTCAAATCAAGTTGTTAATTGGTATCACCAACATGGCCGTAAAGAGTTACCATGGCAACAAGATAAAAGTCTCTACAAAACTTGGTTAAGTGAAGTTATGCTGCAACAAACCCAAGTTGCTACTGTAATCCCTTATTTTCAACGCTTTATCCAGCAGTATCCTACTATCACAGCTTTAGCAGAAGCGCCTTTGGATCACGTTTTACATTTATGGACAGGGTTGGGCTATTACGCACGGGCCCGCAACTTACATAAAGCGGCTAAAATAATAGTTGAGCAATTTGCAGGTGAGTTTCCACAGCAGTTTGAGCAAGTACTGGCTTTACCCGGAATAGGGCGCTCTACTGCCGGCGCCATTTTGTCTTTAACTTTGCAGCAGCCTTGGCCTATTCTTGATGGTAATTGTAAGCGGGTATTAAGCCGATTTGCAGCTATTGATGGTTGGTCGGGCAATAAAGCCGTAGAACAACAATTATGGCAGTTAGCTAAGCAAGTTACTCCTAAGCAAGAGGTAGCTGTTTTTAATCAAGCTATGATGGATTTAGGGGCGACCTTGTGTACACGCACTAAACCGCGTTGTGCTGACTGCCCTATAAAACTGCACTGTCAAGCGGCACTAAAAGGTGAACAATATTTATACCCCGCTAAAAAGCCTAAAAAAAGCCTACCTGAAAAACATAGTTTTTGGTTATTGTTAGAGCATAAGCAGCAAGTCTTGTTAACTCAACGGCCAGCAGCAGGATTATGGGGAGGATTATACGGCTTTTTAGAGTTTGACTCTGTTGAGCAGCGTCAGCAATATTGTGAGTTAAATGCACTTAATATCGCAAACTCTGAAGATTTGCCGGCATTTAAGCACACCTTTAGCCATTTTCATTTATGGATCCAACCACAGCGGGTATTATTAGCGCAATTTCCCAGTAGTGTGCAGCAATCTACGGCAACTTGGTTTACAATAGATTCGATACCTGCAGTGGGTTTGTCGGCACCGGCAAAACAACTGTTTTTACAAATTCTGCCATAG
- a CDS encoding ATP-binding protein, with translation MQSPVHPQIRALAHWIRQWGKLRSAVSSLFIISCFAAVISITASVVSTNEIDWVLVKGSVLAALVLGPIFIAFIFYLVLHLDAAMSYLEDSAHQERLLNESMQDNIRQLNYEIEERKKAFQAKRRAIDELRREIAERKKAQTELDDQDLLIRSIVDSSPDLFYYRDETGRFASCNKMFEIIMGKTASELIGCYPSEIFAADSAQAAILTEQEDIAKLRTELILDVEFIKDNGQLLWLEVRKVPFYDKQGRYIGLLGFGRDITSRKLAEQALEKAYQDKGKFIATLSHELRTPLNGIVGLTRRLLQSDLDDDQHAWANTVFSSAETLGNIFNDIIDLDKIDRQDLDIVYQSVSLNQFISDIANFAELLCQQKGLEFSLNLASNIDYYLTLDPTRLRQVLWNLINNAVKFTETGGITLDCELDTLTEQLKFSITDTGIGIGPDEQLRIFDMYYKSQDGRRLSIVGSGIGLSVSKALIDAMQGSINLTSTIGQGSKFSLCIPTKLTNQPQETIIPCPALTILLIEDVPLNADIAIGLLEQRGHEVLHAETGEDALAFLDTEDDIDLVLLDMQLPDMDGADIAKYIRSEKHLQNLPIIVLSANVRKAEQQLAGIKVEGSLAKPLNTNKLDNKLAQLFSPSAVKFSQQATSAQPSSEEQVLNKTIINDYIASLGKASVQRSALLFGQLLPGYMNKMLEAAVQQQADELRETAHKLKGAAATVGLFWVQMQAGKLEHEEINWQGIERQLADFQLEAEQHLAALSDYIEKY, from the coding sequence ATGCAGAGCCCTGTTCATCCACAAATTCGAGCTTTAGCGCATTGGATCCGGCAATGGGGTAAGCTCAGGTCAGCTGTTTCAAGCCTATTTATTATTAGTTGTTTTGCAGCGGTAATTAGTATTACCGCTAGTGTTGTTTCTACTAATGAAATAGATTGGGTTTTAGTTAAAGGTTCGGTGCTTGCTGCATTAGTGCTGGGGCCAATATTCATTGCTTTTATTTTTTATTTAGTTCTACACCTAGATGCTGCTATGTCTTACTTAGAAGATTCAGCACATCAAGAGCGTTTACTCAATGAAAGTATGCAGGATAATATCCGCCAGCTAAACTACGAAATAGAAGAACGTAAAAAAGCCTTTCAAGCCAAACGTCGCGCTATAGATGAACTACGTCGAGAAATAGCAGAGCGTAAAAAAGCTCAAACAGAATTAGACGACCAAGACTTACTAATCCGCTCTATTGTCGATAGCTCTCCAGACTTATTTTATTACCGAGATGAAACGGGCCGTTTTGCTAGCTGTAATAAAATGTTTGAAATTATTATGGGGAAAACAGCGTCAGAGTTGATAGGTTGTTATCCCTCAGAGATTTTTGCCGCAGATAGCGCCCAAGCAGCTATTTTGACCGAACAAGAAGATATTGCCAAGTTACGTACTGAGCTTATTTTGGATGTGGAGTTTATTAAAGATAATGGTCAATTATTATGGCTAGAAGTTCGTAAAGTTCCTTTTTATGATAAACAAGGCCGATATATAGGCTTATTAGGTTTTGGCCGTGACATAACATCACGTAAATTAGCCGAGCAAGCACTGGAAAAAGCCTATCAAGATAAAGGTAAGTTTATTGCAACATTAAGCCATGAATTACGCACGCCATTGAATGGTATAGTAGGTTTGACTCGGCGCTTATTACAAAGTGATTTAGATGATGACCAGCACGCTTGGGCTAACACTGTGTTTAGTAGCGCTGAAACGTTAGGCAATATATTTAATGACATCATTGATTTAGATAAAATAGACAGACAAGATTTAGATATTGTTTATCAAAGTGTTTCACTTAATCAATTTATTAGTGATATTGCAAATTTTGCTGAATTATTGTGCCAACAAAAAGGGCTTGAGTTTAGTTTAAATTTAGCAAGCAATATTGATTACTACTTAACTTTAGACCCAACCCGTTTACGGCAAGTATTATGGAATTTAATTAATAATGCGGTTAAGTTTACTGAAACAGGCGGCATTACATTAGATTGCGAATTAGATACATTAACAGAACAACTTAAGTTTTCTATTACAGATACTGGAATTGGCATAGGGCCGGACGAACAACTGCGTATTTTTGATATGTATTATAAGTCTCAGGATGGCCGCAGGTTAAGTATTGTTGGCTCTGGGATAGGCTTGTCGGTATCTAAAGCCCTTATTGATGCTATGCAAGGTAGTATTAACTTAACCAGTACCATTGGCCAAGGTAGTAAGTTTAGCCTTTGTATCCCAACTAAGTTAACTAACCAGCCGCAAGAAACAATTATTCCTTGCCCTGCATTAACTATTTTATTGATAGAAGATGTACCGCTAAATGCTGATATAGCCATAGGACTATTAGAGCAACGGGGCCATGAAGTCTTACATGCAGAAACCGGTGAAGATGCACTGGCTTTTTTAGATACTGAAGATGATATAGATTTAGTTTTGCTTGATATGCAACTACCAGATATGGATGGTGCAGATATTGCGAAATATATTCGTAGCGAAAAACATTTGCAAAATTTACCAATAATAGTGTTAAGCGCTAATGTTCGTAAGGCTGAGCAACAATTAGCCGGCATTAAAGTGGAGGGCTCTTTAGCAAAACCACTGAATACTAATAAATTAGACAATAAGTTAGCTCAGTTATTTTCACCAAGTGCGGTGAAGTTTAGTCAGCAGGCAACTTCAGCACAGCCTAGCAGTGAAGAACAAGTGTTAAATAAGACTATTATTAATGATTATATAGCCTCTTTAGGCAAAGCTTCAGTACAGCGAAGCGCATTATTATTTGGCCAATTATTACCAGGTTATATGAATAAAATGCTTGAGGCTGCAGTGCAGCAGCAGGCTGATGAGTTAAGAGAGACTGCTCATAAATTAAAAGGTGCCGCAGCAACAGTTGGCTTATTTTGGGTGCAAATGCAAGCAGGTAAATTAGAGCATGAAGAGATTAATTGGCAAGGTATAGAGCGGCAGCTAGCAGATTTTCAGTTAGAAGCAGAGCAACACTTGGCTGCTCTGTCAGACTATATAGAAAAATACTAA
- a CDS encoding class I SAM-dependent methyltransferase: MLANSSQLVLRNIDDLKGSVLIVEPVADELGSQLVANAENITLSCFTTDKAVATLWQQPSIELIFDIAPQFSQPFDSIVIFYPKSKEQLAYTLSQLKTAFSADSQVFVVGDNKGGIKSLANHALKLGLTANKLDNAKHCLWFMLHGDLANLKDTHVISFTIDVLNTTLTLYSLPGVFNHGKLDNGTALLLANLPNVNQGNVLDFACGNGVVGAVLKRTKPNINLFCSDISTLATDATKLTLAKNQLSATVITADGIPEIPEHFAAIVSNPPFHTGIKTNYAIVEKFIQQSAQRLVNKGSLTIVANNHLEYLPILQQHFKQVDIKAKANGFTIFHAVKL; encoded by the coding sequence ATGTTAGCTAATAGTAGTCAGCTAGTTTTACGTAATATAGACGATTTAAAAGGTAGCGTGCTCATTGTCGAACCTGTTGCAGATGAATTGGGTTCACAATTAGTTGCAAATGCAGAAAATATAACACTTAGTTGCTTTACTACCGATAAAGCCGTAGCGACGCTATGGCAGCAGCCATCTATAGAACTAATATTTGATATTGCGCCTCAGTTTAGTCAGCCCTTTGATAGTATTGTTATTTTTTATCCTAAGAGTAAAGAGCAACTAGCATATACCTTAAGCCAGCTTAAAACAGCCTTTAGCGCTGACAGTCAAGTATTTGTGGTCGGTGATAATAAAGGTGGTATTAAAAGCTTAGCTAATCATGCTTTAAAACTTGGGTTAACAGCAAATAAACTTGATAATGCTAAGCATTGTTTATGGTTTATGCTGCATGGTGACTTAGCCAACCTAAAAGATACTCATGTTATTAGCTTTACTATTGATGTTCTAAATACCACATTAACCTTATATTCTCTTCCTGGTGTATTTAACCATGGCAAACTAGATAATGGTACAGCATTATTGTTAGCCAACTTGCCTAATGTTAATCAAGGTAATGTGCTTGACTTCGCCTGTGGCAATGGGGTGGTAGGAGCCGTTTTAAAGCGAACTAAACCTAACATTAATTTATTTTGTTCAGATATAAGCACCTTAGCTACTGATGCGACAAAGCTAACCCTAGCTAAAAACCAATTATCTGCCACTGTCATAACTGCCGATGGCATACCGGAAATACCAGAGCATTTTGCCGCTATTGTTAGTAACCCCCCCTTTCATACTGGGATTAAAACTAACTACGCTATTGTTGAAAAGTTTATCCAGCAAAGTGCACAACGTTTAGTCAATAAAGGCAGTTTAACAATAGTAGCGAATAATCATTTAGAATATTTACCAATATTACAGCAACATTTTAAACAGGTTGATATAAAAGCTAAAGCTAATGGCTTTACAATTTTTCATGCTGTTAAACTGTAA
- a CDS encoding transcriptional regulator GcvA, translating to MARRLPPLNALKAFETAARHLSFTKAAEEMYVTQAAISHQIKALEEHLGIKLFMRKNRSLLLTEEGQSYFLDIKDIFIQLYESTEKLLARGAKGSLTVSLPPSFAIQWLVPRLNQFAEQHPDIDVRIKAVDLDEGSLTDDVDIAIYYGRGNWRNLYAEKLHPEYLLPVCSPLLLTSGKKLLEPADLRFHNLLHDGSRQAWKAWFTSQGLKQFNVNQGPIFSHSSMVLQAAIHGQGVALAHNVLTRPDINSGRLIVPFNHVLISKDSYYLVCRESQVELGKIAAFRQWMMDMVEIEKNAFAEQQFTNAVAID from the coding sequence ATGGCGCGTCGTTTACCTCCGCTAAATGCTCTTAAAGCTTTTGAAACAGCAGCTCGCCATTTAAGTTTTACAAAAGCTGCAGAAGAGATGTACGTTACCCAAGCTGCTATTAGCCATCAGATTAAAGCGCTGGAAGAGCACTTGGGCATTAAATTGTTTATGCGAAAAAATCGGTCTTTACTATTAACAGAAGAAGGCCAAAGCTATTTTTTAGATATAAAAGATATTTTTATTCAGCTATATGAGTCGACAGAGAAACTGTTAGCTCGGGGAGCTAAAGGCTCATTAACGGTCAGTTTGCCACCAAGCTTTGCGATTCAATGGCTAGTACCGCGTTTAAATCAGTTTGCGGAGCAACATCCAGATATTGATGTCAGAATTAAAGCTGTTGATTTGGATGAAGGTTCACTAACCGATGATGTGGACATTGCCATTTATTACGGCCGTGGTAATTGGCGTAATTTATACGCTGAAAAACTCCATCCAGAATATTTACTTCCAGTTTGCTCACCATTATTGCTAACTAGCGGTAAAAAACTTTTAGAGCCGGCCGATTTAAGGTTTCATAATTTATTACATGATGGTTCGCGTCAGGCATGGAAGGCTTGGTTTACTAGCCAAGGCCTAAAACAATTTAATGTTAACCAAGGCCCTATTTTTAGTCATTCATCTATGGTGTTGCAAGCAGCAATTCATGGTCAGGGCGTTGCCTTAGCGCATAATGTTTTAACTCGACCTGATATTAACTCTGGCCGCTTAATAGTACCTTTTAACCATGTATTAATAAGTAAGGACTCTTATTACTTAGTGTGCCGGGAAAGTCAGGTTGAATTAGGTAAAATAGCGGCATTTCGACAATGGATGA
- a CDS encoding YaiI/YqxD family protein — MKIYVDADACPVVIKDIIFRAAERKKIQTILVANQLIKVPPSRFISALQVSHGFDEADNEIVRRCEAGDLVITADIPLAADVLAKNGYALNPRGELYSQDTIKQKLTMRDFMDTLRGSGVYTGGPPPLNQSDRQAFANQLDTLLQRYSV, encoded by the coding sequence ATGAAAATATACGTAGATGCTGATGCTTGCCCTGTTGTAATTAAAGACATTATTTTTAGAGCCGCAGAGCGCAAAAAAATCCAGACCATTTTAGTGGCAAACCAGTTAATTAAAGTGCCACCTTCGCGCTTTATTTCTGCTTTGCAAGTATCACATGGTTTTGATGAAGCCGATAACGAAATTGTTCGCCGCTGTGAAGCTGGTGACTTAGTAATCACAGCCGATATTCCGCTTGCCGCAGACGTATTAGCCAAAAACGGCTATGCCCTTAACCCCCGTGGCGAGTTATACAGCCAAGATACCATTAAACAAAAGCTTACTATGCGTGATTTTATGGATACGTTGCGCGGCAGTGGTGTTTATACTGGTGGCCCACCGCCTTTAAATCAAAGTGATCGCCAAGCTTTTGCCAACCAGCTTGATACATTATTGCAACGCTACAGTGTTTAG